From Xyrauchen texanus isolate HMW12.3.18 chromosome 36, RBS_HiC_50CHRs, whole genome shotgun sequence, one genomic window encodes:
- the LOC127629885 gene encoding serine/threonine-protein kinase DCLK1-like isoform X3, whose amino-acid sequence MCLQDFFGEDDIFIACGPEKFRYQDDFLLDDSACRVVKSQSYGRISSMQGRCSPRSGGPSRRSKSPGSSSSANGTAGSQLSTPRSGKSPSPSPTSPASLRRRRSSQHSGSSLSLASTKVCSSMDEGDGLGSEAELIQDFPQVPASIAERYKVGRMIGDGNFAVVRECVERSTGREYALKIINKSKCRGKEHMIQNEVSILRKVKHPNIVLLIEEMDTYNELYLVMELVKGGDLFDAITSSNKYTERDASGMLYNLASAIKYLHSLNIVHRDIKPENLLVYEHQDGSKSLKLGDFGLATFADGLLYTICGTPTYVAPEIIAETGYGLKVDVWAVGVITYILLCGFPPFCGSTGDQEALFDQILMGQLYFPSPYWDNVSDSAKGLITCMLQVEVHQRYTALQVLDHPWVNDDRMLENECQLSVAGKIKKHFNTSPKPNSSTAGVSVITTTPLDKERQVFRRRRHQDVKAPAPRTTQSTFPSSPATWDSGPTLSPADFTSESEDISPSSAETVRSPTSPF is encoded by the exons ATGTGCCTTCAGGACTTCTTTGGTGAGGATGATATATTCATTGCCTGTGGCCCAGAGAAGTTCCGATACCAGGATGACTTCTTATTGGATGACAGtg cttGCAGGGTGGTGAAATCACAGTCATACGGCCGCATCTCTTCCATGCAAGGCCGCTGCTCTCCTCGCAGTGGTGGACCTTCAAGAAGGAGCAAGTCTCCTGGTTCCAGCAGCTCAG CTAACGGAACAGCAGGGAGTCAGCTTTCTACTCCACGATCAGGCAAATCTCCTAGTCCATCTCCCACCAGTCCAGCCAGTTTAAGGAGACGAAGG AGCTCCCAGCACAGTGGCTCCTCTCTTTCACTGGCCTCCACCAAGGTGTGCAGCTCCATGGACGAAGGTGATGGACTAGGCAGTGAAG CTGAGTTGATACAGGATTTTCCTCAGGTTCCTGCCTCCATTGCAGAGAGGTACAAGGTGGGGAGGATGATTGGGGACGGGAACTTTGCGGTGGTCCGAGAGTGTGTGGAGAGATCCACAGGCCGAGAATATGCCCTGAAGATCATCAACAAGAGCAAATGCAGGGGGAAG GAACACATGATCCAGAATGAGGTATCCATTCTTCGGAAAGTGAAGCATCCAAACATCGTTCTACTGATTGAGGAAATGGACACTTATAACGAGCTCTACCTGGTCATGGAGCTGGTCAAG GGCGGTGACCTCTTTGATGCTATCACCTCCTCCAACAAGTACACAGAGCGGGACGCCAGCGGCATGCTGTATAACCTGGCCAGTGCTATCAAATATCTGCACAGCCTTAACATTGTCCACCGTGACATCAAACCCGAAAATCTCCTG GTTTATGAGCACCAGGATGGAAGCAAGTCTCTGAAGCTAGGGGACTTTGGCTTGGCAACATTTGCAGATGGACTGCTCTACACTATATGTGGCACCCCAACATATGTAGCTCCAGAAATAATCGCTGAGACGGG GTATGGGTTGAAGGTTGATGTCTGGGCCGTTGGGGTCATAACATACATACTCCTTTGTGGGTTCCCTCCATTCTGTGG AAGCACAGGTGATCAGGAAGCTCTTTTTGATCAGATTCTGATGGGACAGCTGTATTTCCCTTCTCCATACTGGGACAATGTTTCAGATTCTGCAAAG GGGCTTATTACCTGCATGCTACAGGTGGAGGTCCACCAGAGGTACACAGCTCTACAGGTTCTAGATCATCCCTGGGTCAAT GATGACAGAATGTTGGAGAATGAGTGCCAGTTGTCTGTGGCTGGaaagattaaaaaacatttcaacacAAGTCCCAAACCCAACAGCAGCACAGCAGGAGTCTCTGTCATAACA ACCACCCCTCTTGATAAGGAGAGGCAGGTTTTCAGACGAAGACGCCACCAGGATGTGAAAGCCCCAGCCCCTCGCACCACCCAGAGCACCTTTCCCTCCAGCCCTGCCACCTGGGACTCTGGCCCTACCCTGTCTCCGGCTGATTTCACCTCAGAGTCTGAGGACATTTCTCCCAGCTCAGCTGAAACGGTCCGCTCACCCACCTCACCATTTTAA